A single genomic interval of Rhododendron vialii isolate Sample 1 chromosome 3a, ASM3025357v1 harbors:
- the LOC131320934 gene encoding probable xyloglucan endotransglucosylase/hydrolase protein 23: MNYHSMVLGCLLVISCLVVAASAGNFNQDFKTTFGGGRANIQDSGNLLTLSLDRASGSGFQSVNQYMYGKFDIQMKLVPGNSAGTVTTYYLSSVGSGHDEIDLEFLGNLSGDPYVLHTNVFAQGKGDREQQFYLWFDPTKDFHTYSMLWNPQTIIISVDGTPIRQFKNMASNGVAFPNGQPMWIYSSLWDAEDWATRGGLVKTDWSQAPFTATYRNYTAQACIWSSTSSSSSCTTSSSSANSWMSESLDNTGQARIKWVQNNYMIYNYCTDAKRFPQGFPPEC; encoded by the exons ATGAATTATCACTCAATGGTTTTGGGTTGTCTTTTGGTAATTAGCTGTTTGGTGGTGGCAGCGTCTGCTGGTAACTTCAACCAAGATTTCAAAACAACATTTGGTGGTGGACGTGCAAACATACAAGACAGCGGGAATCTTCTCACTCTTTCCCTTGATCGGGCATCTGGTTCGGGATTTCAATCAGTGAATCAATACATGTACGGAAAGTTTGACATTCAGATGAAGCTCGTCCCTGGTAATTCTGCTGGCACGGTCACCACGTATTAT CTGTCATCAGTAGGGTCAGGTCATGACGAGATCGACTTGGAATTTCTTGGTAATCTAAGTGGAGACCCTTATGTCCTCCACACAAATGTTTTCGCACAAGGAAAAGGTGATAGAGAGCAACAATTTTATCTTTGGTTTGACCCCACAAAGGACTTCCACACCTACTCCATGCTTTGGAATCCCCAAACCATCAT cATCTCAGTGGATGGAACTCCCATAAGACAATTCAAGAATATGGCATCAAATGGGGTCGCATTCCCAAATGGGCAGCCCATGTGGATATACTCAAGCCTGTGGGACGCTGAAGATTGGGCTACAAGGGGTGGCCTAGTGAAGACCGATTGGAGTCAAGCCCCATTCACAGCCACCTACCGCAACTACACTGCCCAAGCCTGCATTTGGTcttccacttcttcttcttcttcttgcacTACATCCAGCTCCAGTGCCAATTCCTGGATGTCTGAATCTTTGGATAACACTGGCCAAGCAAGGATTAAATGGGTCCAAAACAACTACATGATTTACAACTATTGCACTGATGCTAAGCGATTTCCTCAAGGTTTTCCACCCGAGTGCTAG